A genomic segment from uncultured Alistipes sp. encodes:
- a CDS encoding TetR/AcrR family transcriptional regulator, with protein sequence MKTNREEILQNALQLFMAMNYESVSLQMIAHSVGLTKTGIFNYYPTKLDLFIAVADRYLFHLQDPGNKFAPSDGSLRDFIDKYVEGVERTMAEIVRLGNIQREKMPGRLANAGYFHLFQQVLFYYPDGKHKLHEWMEKEFRLWCDVIGRSVEQGELREEIDIQEAAALFRQVFIGLSYQMSFSDGLDVGILRKRFLYIYGLLKR encoded by the coding sequence ATGAAAACCAATCGGGAAGAGATTCTGCAAAATGCCCTGCAACTCTTCATGGCGATGAATTACGAGAGTGTAAGCCTGCAAATGATCGCCCATAGCGTCGGGTTGACCAAGACGGGGATCTTCAACTATTATCCCACCAAACTCGACCTCTTCATCGCCGTGGCCGACCGCTATCTCTTCCATCTCCAGGATCCAGGGAACAAGTTCGCCCCGTCAGACGGGTCGCTGCGCGACTTCATCGACAAATACGTCGAGGGTGTGGAGCGCACGATGGCCGAAATCGTGCGATTGGGCAACATCCAGCGGGAGAAGATGCCCGGAAGGTTGGCCAATGCCGGTTATTTTCACCTTTTCCAGCAGGTGCTTTTCTATTATCCCGATGGCAAGCATAAGCTCCATGAATGGATGGAAAAGGAGTTCCGGCTCTGGTGCGACGTCATCGGCCGGAGTGTCGAGCAGGGCGAACTGCGCGAAGAGATCGATATTCAAGAAGCTGCAGCTCTGTTCCGGCAGGTCTTCATCGGACTCTCATACCAGATGTCTTTCTCCGATGGCCTTGATGTCGGAATTCTCCGTAAACGTTTTCTCTATATATATGGGTTGCTGAAGCGTTGA